A single region of the Manihot esculenta cultivar AM560-2 chromosome 12, M.esculenta_v8, whole genome shotgun sequence genome encodes:
- the LOC110628784 gene encoding calcium-transporting ATPase 2, plasma membrane-type produces MMESYLNENFDVKPKHSTEEVLQRWRNVCGVVKNPKRRFRFTANLSKRYEAAAMRRTNQEKLRVAVLVSKAAFQFIQGVSPSDYTVPAEVKAAGFEICADELGSIVEGHDVKKLKLHGGVNGIAEKLCTSTTDGLPTDNDLLNRRQEIYGINKFAESELRSFWVFVWEALHDMTLMILGVCALVSLVVGIATEGWPKGAHDGLGIVASILLVVFVTATSDYRQSLQFRDLDKEKKKITIQVTRSGFRQKLSIYDLLPGDIVHLSIGDQVPADGLFISGFSVLIDESSLTGESEPVMVSLENPYMLSGTKIQDGSCKMLVTTVGMRTQWGKLMATLSEGGDDETPLQVKLNGVATIIGKIGLAFAVVTFAVLVQGLFSHKLRDGSQWSWTADDALELLEYFAIAVTIVVVAVPEGLPLAVTLSLAFAMKKMMNDKALVRHLAACETMGSATTICSDKTGTLTTNRMTVVKSCICMNIKELGQPDKASSLRSELPDSSLKLLLQSVFNNTGGEVVTSKDGKLEILGTPTESALLEFALSLGGDFQAERQAVKLIKVEPFNSTKKRMGVVVELSEGRMRAHTKGASEIVLAACDKVLNSKGEVVALDEASLNHLKVTIDQFASEALRTLCLAYMDLENGFSPDNSIPVSGYTCIAIVGIKDPVRPGVKESVAVCRSAGITVRMVTGDNINTAKAIARECGILTDDGIAIEGPDFREKKQDELMQLIPKIQVMARSSPLDKHTLVKHLRTTFGEVVAVTGDGTNDAPALHEADIGLAMGIAGTEVAKESADVIILDDNFSTIVTVAKWGRSVYVNIQKFVQFQLTVNVVALIVNFSSACMTGSAPLTAVQLLWVNMIMDTLGALALATEPPKDELMKRTPVGRKGNFISNVMWRNIMGQSVYQFFVIWYLQAKGKDLFDLEGPNSDLVLNTLIFNAFVFCQAFNEISSREMEQINVFKGILENCVFVSVLGSTIIFQIIIVEFLGTFANTTPLTLSQWYFSVIIGFLGMPIAAILKLIPV; encoded by the exons ATGATGGAAAGCTATTTGAATGAGAATTTTGATGTGAAACCGAAGCACTCGACTGAGGAGGTTTTGCAGAGATGGAGAAACGTTTGTGGAGTTGTGAAGAATCCCAAGCGAAGGTTTCGCTTCACTGCCAATCTCTCCAAGAGATACGAGGCTGCTGCTATGCGACGGACCAATCAG GAGAAGTTAAGGGTTGCGGTTCTGGTTTCCAAAGCTGCATTTCAATTTATCCAAG GTGTATCCCCAAGTGACTACACTGTACCTGCAGAAGTAAAGGCTGCGGGCTTTGAGATTTGTGCTGATGAGTTAGGATCCATTGTTGAAGGCCATGATGTGAAGAAACTAAAGCTTCATGGTGGGGTGAATGGGATTGCAGAGAAGCTGTGCACTTCAACCACTGATGGGCTTCCTACAGATAATGATCTGCTGAATCGTAGACAAGAGATTTATGGAATCAATAAATTTGCTGAAAGTGAGCTTCGAAGTTTCTGGGTATTTGTTTGGGAAGCCCTTCACGACATGACTCTTATGATACTTGGGGTGTGTGCTCTCGTGTCTTTAGTAGTTGGCATAGCAACAGAAGGATGGCCAAAGGGGGCTCATGATGGCCTCGGAATTGTTGCAAGCATCTTGTTGGTTGTCTTTGTTACAGCAACAAGTGACTATCGTCAATCATTACAATTCAGGGATCTGGacaaggagaaaaagaagatcACCATTCAGGTCACCAGAAGTGGATTTAGACAGAAATTATCAATATATGATTTGCTTCCAGGTGATATTGTCCATCTTTCTATTGGGGACCAAGTCCCTGCTGATGGGCTTTTTATTTCAGGATTTTCAGTATTGATTGATGAATCAAGTTTAACTGGGGAAAGTGAGCCAGTAATGGTGAGCTTGGAAAATCCTTATATGCTCTCTGGAACAAAGATCCAAGATGGATCATGCAAAATGTTGGTTACCACTGTTGGGATGAGAACCCAATGGGGTAAATTAATGGCAACTCTCAGTGAAGGAGGAGATGATGAAACCCCATTGCAGGTGAAATTGAATGGAGTGGCAACCATTATTGGCAAGATAGGCCTTGCCTTTGCTGTAGTAACTTTTGCAGTTCTGGTGCAAGGGCTTTTTAGCCACAAATTGCGTGATGGGTCGCAGTGGAGTTGGACTGCAGACGATGCATTGGAGCTGCTAGAATACTTTGCTATTGCAGTCACCATTGTTGTTGTCGCAGTTCCAGAGGGGCTGCCACTGGCTGTGACATTGAGTCTTGCCTTTGCCATGAAAAAGATGATGAATGATAAAGCCCTCGTTCGACATCTGGCAGCTTGCGAGACTATGGGATCAGCAACAACTATCTGCAGTGACAAAACTGGGACGCTGACAACTAATCGTATGACTGTTGTGAAATCATGCATTTGCATGAATATCAAGGAACTCGGCCAACCTGACAAGGCTTCAAGCTTGCGCTCTGAATTACCTGATTCTTCTTTGAAACTTCTGCTACAATCAGTATTTAATAACACTGGAGGTGAAGTTGTTACTAGTAAAGATGGCAAACTTGAGATATTGGGAACACCCACTGAGAGTGCTTTATTGGAGTTTGCATTGTCTCTGGGTGGAGATTTTCAAGCAGAGCGACAGGCAGTAAAACTTATTAAAGTTGAGCCTTTCAACTCCACAAAAAAGCGAATGGGGGTAGTGGTGGAACTTTCTGAGGGACGCATGCGAGCCCACACTAAAGGTGCTTCAGAAATTGTTTTGGCTGCCTGTGACAAGGTGCTTAATTCAAAAGGTGAAGTTGTTGCTCTTGATGAAGCATCCCTTAACCATCTTAAAGTTACAATCGATCAGTTTGCTAGTGAGGCTCTTAGAACTCTGTGTCTTGCCTATATGGACCTGGAAAATGGATTTTCCCCTGACAATTCTATTCCAGTTTCTGGGTATACTTGTATAGCAATTGTGGGTATTAAGGATCCTGTTCGTCCTGGTGTCAAGGAGTCAGTTGCAGTTTGTCGTTCAGCTGGTATCACTGTACGAATGGTTACTGGAGACAATATAAATACTGCTAAGGCTATAGCTAGGGAATGTGGTATTCTTACTGATGATGGTATAGCCATTGAAGGTCCAGATTTTAGAGAGAAGAAACAGGATGAATTGATGCAACTAATTCCCAAAATTCAG GTAATGGCACGATCTTCACCTCTAGACAAGCATACACTAGTTAAACATCTGCGAACTACCTTTGGTGAAGTTGTTGCTGTGACTGGTGATGGAACAAATGATGCCCCAGCTCTTCACGAAGCAGACATTGGTTTAGCAATGGGCATTGCGGGAACTGAG GTGGCCAAAGAGAGTGCTGATGTCATAATTCTGGATGATAATTTCTCCACTATCGTGACAGTGGCCAAATGGGGGCGTTCAGTTTACGTAAATATTCAAAAGTTTGTGCAGTTCCAGCTGACAGTTAATGTTGTTGCATTAATTGTTAACTTCTCTTCTGCTTGTATGACAG GGAGTGCTCCCCTCACTGCTGTTCAGCTTTTGTGGGTAAATATGATCATGGATACGCTGGGGGCTCTTGCACTTGCAACAGAGCCTCCAAAAGATGAACTAATGAAGCGCACACCAGTTGGAAGGAAAGGGAATTTCATCAGCAATGTCATGTGGAGAAATATCATGGGCCAGTCTGTGTATCAGTTTTTCGTGATATGGTATCTTCAGGCAAAAGGGAAAGATTTGTTCGATCTTGAAGGGCCAAACTCTGATCTTGTCCTTAATACGCTTATATTCAATGCATTTGTCTTTTGTCag GCTTTCAATGAGATAAGTTCGCGAGAGATGGAGCAGATCAATGTTTTCAAAGGCATACTCGAGAACTGCGTTTTTGTTTCAGTCCTTGGTTCTACAATCATTTTCCAAATCATAATAGTGGAATTCCTGGGTACATTTGCAAATACAACTCCTCTTACTTTGTCACAATGGTACTTCAGTGTCATCATCGGATTTCTAGGCATGCCAATTGCTGCTATTTTAAAGCTGATCCCAGTATAA